In a genomic window of Anas acuta chromosome 9, bAnaAcu1.1, whole genome shotgun sequence:
- the LRRC31 gene encoding leucine-rich repeat-containing protein 31 isoform X1, whose protein sequence is MEKTGDIQGCQTKNDEAIPKSSPFDFVIKQFQGKRSSSGKRKEQPSAIKKFFSGFDFGKSEGKDGGETEETEKNNSSAEDQSEKQDLSLDDGPSHPISEAESPSGEQRFNQFMQKLGKKPDSKNLDLNNCALSAADVTELASLLPFLPELEEISLSWNGCVGGTLKTLTVQLHHVNLLRVLRLNNCRLTAEDVTSLGEAFEIVPQLEELDLSWNSNIGGKLSLLTKKLPKGCKIKLLRMTDCNLTAKDGESLAEMLTVIPNLEVLDLSINKHIGCSMKVIAQDLKNVPGLRELNLHMCGLKHDSLQGLDAALQHLAELRKLDISCNKEIGGSFKDAAAHLANLKNLEVLDLHQCCVTEEDVTVLSQVIPLLSSLQELNLSSNKNVGVSSAPLLGRLRFLPNLKSVAISNCGLGEESFSSLAEAALHLPELEILDLSWNKCVGGNLKLLLGALKLAREIQVLRLSSCNLVAEDLALLTLLTQDGHLARLRKLDLSYNNSISDEGWMVFCRGLAAFKELSELDVSLRPSSCRDCGTWFSELLAALTKLPALAELGMQRWVLSESQRQQLESFNQDNKRNIRFDC, encoded by the exons ATGGAAAAAACAG GAGACATTCAGGGCTGCCAGACCAAGAATGACGAGGCCATCCCGAAGAGCTCCCCATTTGACTTTGTTATAAAACAGTTCCAAGGGAAGAGATCCTcttctgggaaaagaaaagagcagccTTCTGCCATCAAAAAATTCTTCAGTGGCTTTGACTTTGGGAAATCTGAAGGCAAGGATGGAGGGgaaactgaagaaacagaaaaaaacaactccagTGCTGAAGATCAGAGTGAGAAGCAAGATCTCTCTTTAGACG ATGGACCTTCACATCCCATTTCTGAAGCAGAGTCACCATCTGGTGAGCAGAGATTTAACCAGTTCATGCAGAAACTGGGAAAGAAACCTGACAGCAAGAACCTGGATCTGAACAATTGTGCATTAAGTGCAGCAGATGTAACAGAGCTGG cttctttacTGCCATTTCTCCCAGAGCTGGAGGAGATCAGCCTGTCCTGGAATGGTTGCGTTGGAGGGACTCTGAAAACCCTcactgtgcagctccatcatgTGAATCTGTTACGAGTCCTTCGACTTAACAACTGCAGGCTGACGGCTGAGGATGTCACCTCCTTAG GAGAGGCATTTGAAATTGTTCCTCAACTTGAAGAACTGGATTTATCATGGAACAGTAATATAGGTGGAAAACTATCACTCCTGACAAAAAAACTCCCAAAAGGATGCAAGATAAAACTTCTGAGAATGACAGATTGTAACCTGACAGCAAAGGATGGAGAATCCCTTG ctgaaatgCTAACTGTGATCCCAAACCTTGAAGTATTAGATCTCTCTATCAACAAACACATTGGCTGCAGCATGAAGGTCATTGCTCAGGATCTGAAAAATGTGCCTGGCCTCAGAGAGTTAAACTTGCACATGTGTGGATTAAAGCACGACAGCCTCCAGGGCTTAG atgCTGCCTTACAGCACCTTGCAGAGCTAAGAAAATTAGACATATCATGTAACAAAGAGATTGGTGGTAGCTTCAAAGACGCAGCAGCTCATTTGGCCAACTTGAAAAATCTTGAAGTGCTTGATCTCCACCAGTGCTGTGTAACAGAAGAAGATGTGACTGTTTTGT CCCAGGTGATACCTTTACTCTCCAGTCTTCAAGAGCTGAATTTATCCTCGAATAAAAATGTAGGAGTCTCATCTGCTCCTCTTCTTGGCAGACTCAGATTTTTACCAAATTTGAAATCTGTGGCCATCAGCAATTGTGGTTTAGGTGAAGAGTCCTTTTCATCACTAG CTGAGGCCGCCCTTCACCTTCCTGAACTGGAGATATTAGACCTTTCTTGGAATAAGTGCGTTGGTGGCAACCTAAAGCTGCTTTTGGGAGCACTAAAGCTTGCAAGAGAGATTCAAGTGTTAAGACTGAGCAGCTGTAACTTGGTGGCGGAAGATTTGGCACTTCTAA CGTTGCTGACGCAGGATGGCCATCTAGCCAGGCTACGGAAGCTGGATCTGAGTTATAATAACAGCATCTCTGACGAAGGGTGGATGGTTTTCTGTCGCGGCTTAGCAGCATTCAAAGAACTCTCAGAGCTGGATGTCAGCCTTC